Within Takifugu rubripes chromosome 20, fTakRub1.2, whole genome shotgun sequence, the genomic segment GGCCTAAATCCCACTAAAATATTAGTAAAGTGGGAGGAGTTTATTTCGTTATTATAAtccgccgccagggggcgctcgCGATTTAACAGCGCTTTTATTTGCTCATCTGCAGATATCTGAGCTACAATCAGAGAGTCCCAGCATCCAAGAAATGTTGTTTATCTACCCTGACAGTTCTGCTCCCCTTACTTTTTTAGATTGTGTCATTCTGGTCAGTGAAAGGAAGAGTTGTGTTCTTTTAGTGACAACAcaacaaaagtgtgtgtgttctccaagAAGGCgtctgctgacctgcagcactgGCGTGACGACTGAGCGTGGTGGGTCTCCTCAGAGTGGCCACAGGTGAGGGGCAGCCCACTCCCTGCAACGCGCCCAGCTTGGCATGCTGGGGGCTGGGAGTTCCAGGGCTGGAAGCCGAGGGGTCGTGGAACCCGGCTGAGGTCGGCGTGAgcgttgaggaggaggaggaggacgatgcGGGCGAGGAGGACAAGGCGGCGTCACCTGCGTCTTTCCGGGGCTGCTCGGGGAGGATGGAGAGCTGGAAGAGAGACAGGCGGTTCAGGCTTCTGCGGCTGGACTGGGGTGGGGCCAGAGCGCGCGTGTGACCTCCGCCCTCAACTAAAAACATCAACACGGTTGGACAATTTGAAGTCTTTCACAAGATCCCCTGTTGTGTCGTGATCTTTGTGCAACACTTCCGGGCGGGTGTGGCGTAACAGGCAGAGTTACCGAACAACCGCCTCGGCTTTGGGGCCGGGGAGCTTTAGCCAAGAGATAAGAACATCTGCTCCATCCCACGTACCTGTTTGAGCCACAAGCTGTGTCTGTTGGGCAGAATGTCCAGTCTGTCCTTCCACTCAGGCTTCTTGACCCTCTGAGTGGTGGAATAAGGGTTGTAGCTACTTTTCCCACCACGTTTCAGCATCCTCCAGACTAAAGCCGAGTCCCCATTCTACCCGAGCCCTAATCCACTTCTGAGAGTGCGATCGCCTTTTTTCTGGAcactcactcacgcacgcaTCGGATCGCCGACGTGTGCGGGACTCGCAGCGGGAGTGCAGGTGTTGTCCAGCAGCAGTTTCTCACTCCCAGCTTCAAACGGAACCCTGGTCTGCTGTCAGGAGCGTCCGCcagcactcactcactcacaccctTGGCCGGAGCCCCTTCTGCAAATTTGCCCAACTCCCCGCGAAGGTCATCCGACGCAAgcactcgcacgcacgcacgcacgcggcAGAAACCAGAAGTGATGCTTTTACTTACAGTCggagtgctgctgtgtggcCCGGGGCTTCCTGCTCCACTCTTCTTTGACATGGACGGCGTTTTGATCAGTTCCCGTTTCTTCCTGGTGAACATCTTCAGGGTACCTTTCCCGTCCATCCCGACCTCCTTGAGCTTGACGTAcagaccccccacccaccctcgAACTCGCCACTTGTGTGGCCCGCCGCTGGCGCTCAGGGGGAGTTCTGCGGCATCCAGGCCGACTGGGAGCCACGgtaactgtctgtctgtcttcctcctgCCGCGGTCGCACATCGAGCCGCGCAGGctcactgacacacagacgcacggaTCACCGCAAACCGCCCGTGCGCACGCGGTGTCATCTGCTCAGTTACCCCCCCccgtgggggaggaggaggaggcgggggagggaggaagggaggcagCGCTTATCTTCGGCGGGAGGTTTGAGAATTCAGCCAGTTTTTGTTGCCAGGAAAACTCGACCGAGACgcgcacaaacaaacaaacactcgCCTCTCTGACGTCCGCGCTAATTAGCACACGTGCGTCTCTGATGAACACGTCCACGTGCTCCTTACGCCAACCACGCGGGGTCGCGCGCGCGCGCGGGGTGGAGGTGTCCAGGTGCCCCCACAGGTGGCGGCGCCCCTCTGATCAATAGATTAAATACCGACATTAATACAATTTTCTCTCTCTAAAGTCACTATAAGCAAGTTGCAAgtcagaaataaaaataaaaagttacaGAAAATTGTTtttaatacataaatatatgaaTTCATGTAACATGAAATATTTAAGCAGACATGACGATACCTTATAGTAACAATACTAACAGTGTTTTTGTTAATTTAGGACAagcatatttattaaaaaaaacacatcgaGGTGAACGCTAGAATGTTGCCCCACGGCGATTCCAGACGAATCTGGAACAGATTTGAACATAAACTCTAGTAATCATATTGCTCATTAGCTGTAATCTTAACTTTTGCAATATGAGGTTACATTTAAATTCTAATTTCCTGAGGTCAAATTTCTAATTTCCTGAAAGAAATTTACAGCAACAAACAGCTGGACGTGTGATATTTGCGTTGACAGAAAACTAGTTTAGGAAAGTTGGCTTATTCAAAGTAAATGTCTgaattaatttttctttttaaaaaacgaaaaaaaaatctgtcactAAATTTACTGAAGAACGTTACTTTTAGCGAAGTGGAAGTTCAGAACAAACCAACTACTAAACTTGTAAACACGTCACGTGtccacatttaaacacactACTGAAGTGAGAAAAAGGAACAGACTGAAGCCTTAAATGATTTAAGTTTACCAGATTTCCACATACAACAGTTGAATACCTAAAGAGTTTCGTGTCTTTAACGAGCTGAAGTACTTTTggaaaaaaattaattaaaaaaaatgtaattatcgttttatttaaatgttggtACTCCtctgaccactagagggagccaCAACGAACATATGAGCTCAGCAGAAGCAAAACAAGCCTTAGATTTGCGCTATCTGCTGACTTAATGAAGGTTCAGAAATGTACAGACCGAAATTATTACAACTTTAGCCCTGAAGGCGTTTGTTTATCTAATTAAAACATCAGTCATCATCAAGGACCTATCAGTGATCAGGACTGTGACATCGGTGTGAAATTGTGTATGAATAAATGAACCATTGTTGAAAATCTGTCATCATAGTTTAATGCAAAAAAGATAAAGAGGCTACAAACCTTTTTATTTCTAAGTATTTTTAATTAAGGTTTCTCTTTAAAACAGTGTATTTTATTATATGATACAGTAAAAAactggattttgttttttttaatccagcacCAACTGTATTCATGCgggaattgttttttttgtcattccTTCAAATGTTAAATTGTGTAGTGTGATAAAATGTGTTGTCTGAATGAAAACGAGGCACATAAGCTTTTCATTCGTTCAGAAGAGTCCAGGATTTTtccaattaaaaagaaaactacaGTTCAGTCGCAGGACCCCATTCGATGTCGTCCGCTTCCTCCTCGTCATCATCGGAGCTGTCGCTGCCTCGGATCTGCGTGCGTCTGAACTGGATGGCTTCCTGGTGATGTGCCAGTCTGTCAGAGGGCAGCACAGATGGTTGAAGGTTAGAACTCGCCCCGACTGGACTTAAGAGAACCAAAGATGTCAAACAGAACAGAGCACTCACACGATGAACTGAGGAGCTTTCCTTTCTGCGggctctgcctgtgtgtctgcagaacGAGTCTGCAGCAGGAGCGAGTTCAAGACggaagaaaatacaaaaaaacccaccatgCAGTTGtatttagtttcatttttaataaaattcCACTTAAATGACATACTTCTCTAGTTACCTGTTGTAGTTTCTCCTCGATGGCGGCCAGGCTGGCATGTTGCGGGCTCTCAGGCCTCTCGGCGTACCGTAGCGACGGGTCAGGGGCTATAAAGTCGGGGGGTCCGTCCGATGGAGTGGTGGGCGGTATCACATCCAGAGCACTAAAATCTGAGTCCGTAAAGCTGCGATGagccagctcctcttcctcctcctcggcaTCAGAGTGAGCCGGGCTGTAACTCTCCCGCCGGGGTGCCCTGGGCTCGGGTACGTGCATGAGCGGCGGGATTTCCCTGTGCACTGAATCCAGCGGTGGGCTGCGGCGCCCGGACGCAGGCTCAGAAGATCGCGCTAAAGCGGCTCCGGCCATCCTGGGGCCTCTGCTGGGATTTGGAGCGTTGTGACCAGGATAagcctcctccaggtcctcgtTGTCGGTGTAGGCCTCGCCGTCGGTGAAAGCCTCGCCGTCGGTGTCCTCCAGGTCGCTGGCGGCGCTGAGGTAGTCTGACTGGGTCTGGTCCAGAGCATCCAAGTCCTGTTCTCCACCGGTCTCCAACTGGAAGAGAAAAGAGCATTTCAGCTGAaccaacacattaaaaaaaagagtgacgCATCACACGAGCACAGCTTTGATCTCACAACCATCCTACAGTCCTCAATAAAAGCCTTGATTGGTCATCAGTGTGTCAGGAAGAACTGGGGGTCGTACCGTCACTTCGGACACCCACACCGGTTTGGTCTGCTGGTGGCGGATCTTATCTTTCAGACTCTCGTACCAAGCGTGCGAGCCGGGCTGCAAGTCGATGCGTGCTGGAACGAAGTCGAAGGGAAAACATCAGGAGCTGCTTCAAACTGAACAACAAGGCCCGGCCCTGCttcaaagaggttttttttaatagagtTCTGGTTCTGTCGCGTGTACCAGAGAAGAGGTGGCTGCAGTGTTTCCTCAGTTTGAGTGCTTGTGAGTACAGGCGCCTGGAGCTCTTGCTGGAGTTGGGGCTGTAGCGCTGTCTCATGGCCTTGACGTCCTTACGGCTGTGAGGGTCCAAGAACAGAACCATGGGGTGGTACTGGATGTAGTTCAGCCTCTCCACTGCAGTGGGCGTGATGTCCAGCAGAGGGTGCTTGTCCTGGGAGAGAGCATGACCTCAGCGTTAGAGGAGGTGGAACTAAAGAGACAGGACGGCAGCTCCGACTGTTGTTCACCTTCTCTGCGATCCTCCTCACGGTGTCCAGTTTAATGACCgtggagctgctgtctgctccgCTGCGAGGAACCATCTCTGCGTTCAAACACAGCTCGCGTGAGGGGGAAAGGCTGCAGAAGCGATGTGAGCTCATTGAAGGAGAGCAGAAACTGACCTGCCGCTTCGTACTCGTCGGGCATCTCTCTGGCCAGTTTCTCCATGGCGATGTCATTGAGAGGACCCATGATGACAATGGGCCGCTTGAAATTAGCTGCAGACGTGCACGGTGGAGGGTTATGAGAGGGCGGTTTTTGTTGCAGAGATCGGGAGGTTCAGAAACCCACCTTCTCGGAGCAGGACCCTCTCATAGGCTGGGAATTTGCCCTGGATggtgagctgcagcaggtcGTCGCGAGACCTGCGCACGTACTTTTCGTTCTTCTTGTTCCCTCTGAGGCCCCGTAGCTTCCAGAACTCGGCTCTCGGCCCCGACACCTGCCTCTCCCCGCTCCCCCTCTGTGTCTGCTCTAACCTGGCGAAGGTTTCAGCCCTGCGGAGGAAGAAACGGATGAAACCAACCCACCTGACTCTTGGTGACAGTTTTGAAAATGCAGCTTTCGGCTCCTGACCTGGTCTGGTTGGGGATGATGCCCTTGTCCATCTCATGCAGGTCGTTCCCCATGCGGACGGCCAGCCATTTACCCAGCTTCCCGCGGTGCATGGTGTCCACCACCCTGAACACCTCTCCTCTGGTGAAGCTCAGGCCGATGGGGCTGTCGGCATCATGGTCAAAGTGGGTGCGGATGTAGAAGTTATCGGCCAGGTTGGACTTTATGATCTTCTTATAAACTGAGGAGAGGCGAAGGTTAGGCCTGAGCCCAGCTTTCAGGGTTAATCCTCGTCGTTATTCCATCTTATAGACTCACTGTCCATCTTGTGCTGAGTCCTGATCTGAACCTGCTCCCCCTTTTTGACGTTCAGGAGGAAGTTGGCGGCCTCCTCTCTCGTGAAATGACCAAAATCTACGTTATTTACCTGAGGGAAGAAGGAGTACGTCATGAGACTCCCCCCATTGACGTTTCACGGATTTCATCCCGAATCCGTCTCACCTGCATGATCTGGTCTCCCTCTTTCATCCCCTGATCGTACGCCGGACTGTTTGGCTGGACCCCCCCGACAAATATACCCACGTCGTTTCCTCCCACCAGCCTCAGGCCGACGCTGTCCTCCTTCACAAACGACACGGTGTGCACGTCTGAGCTGTACCTGAGGAGAAAGAGACGGTGGCCATCagctctggggaggggggggtcacctcAGATGGTCACACAGGTTCATCTGACTCACCCTGGATTAGCTGATGGGTAAGAGTCTGGGGGCAGGGAGTAGATGGGCTCCTCTGCAGGTTTGGCTGGAAgaagacacagaaaaacaaggatCACAATGAAACAAGTGACCCACAAAGTATCTAGCAACTAAATTCCTGAGTCAGGCAATGAAAGGCCTTTACAGTAGACAGGTGGGTTGCTCTTCACCGAAATCCCAGAGCGACCTGCTCCCATAGCAACGCGCGGGGCACTGTAATTACacattaggtcacatttattAACCCTGTCACATGCTACCGTCAGAGAGGGGGACTGAGGCCGTACCTGCGGTGGTTCTCCTCACGCTCAGAACTCCCAGACCTCCTGAGAGGTGCCAGCTGGTCCGAGTCGGAAGAATCTGGAGGAGACGGGGTCAGACTAGGGTCAGAATTCAGAAACATAAGGAGCACGAGCGCGAGGCAGCGGCGGAGACTGACCGTCGGGAGGTGGCGGTCTCATGGGAGACGGGGCTCGACGTGGCGGCTGGGGCTTGGCTTCAACCGGTAGGGGTTTGGCCTCAGGCAGGACTCTGAGAGGAACATGGACGTGGTGAGACACAAAACAACCACAAGACCTTTGTAATGTTGTACCAGTCTGAGATGGTTCGTGCtacgtcaccatggcaacgtggAAGGAACCCTGGTGATGTGAAGCATTCAGGTCCTTTCagagtctgacctctgacctctcacctgTATCTGGTTGTGGCTTTTCTGGAGTCGGTGCTCTCGGTGGAGCTCCTGCGGGGAACGGACGCGTAGCTGGCCCCCGAGTCTGACTCGGAACGAACTGAGAGGatggatgaaaaaagaaaaagagggaaatcAACCCATCAAACCGCAGCACAGAATCCCTTCGGCAGCATCTGCGGTGATCTCGCTCACCTTTCTGAGGGGGGGCGCCAGCGGCGACGCCATCGGCGCTCCATCGCGGAGGCTCCACGGCGACCTCCGGCAGCACTCTgcaagagaagagagggaggtgggagtgagggaggaggacaaCACATCTCAGTTACGtctggagaggggaggggtccgTGGCTATATGATGATCATGGATGACAGTGAATATTCACCTTAGCGCCTCTGAGGGAAGCTCTCGCGCTGTAATCGAACAAAATTAACAACGGAGCAGCAAAAGTTGtggcacttttctttttttttttggtagcTCGTGTTTGCTGATCAATTTGGACACGTtcgtacagacagacagatcggAGAGAGCAGATCCATAAAAAATAAGGATCTGCTGACAGATGTCTGCGTGGACAACTGTCGCAGGTGCAATCAACACTTGGCCACATACAGCAGAGGGACGGGTTCGTTGGAatttacttttatttcattcGATAGCACAAACATCATCACCTTGTACACAGTCAAAATCAGAATTCAGACAAATCAAAAAGGAGCTTATTAATGAAAAAGAACCACAAGACAGTGAAGAGCTGAGGTCAGTTAAAACAGGTGATTAACAGTAACGTGTGTACAGTCTCGCTTGCCCCGGCCGTCACATCCAGTTGGGTGTtcggggagggggtgggggtgggtctGGGCAGACCTTcatctgtacctgtatctgcTGAGGGGGTCCTGGCTGTAGCTGGTGCTGTGCCTCTGAACAGACACCGGGTTCTCGTCTGACTCCGACTCGGAGTCTGAGGACGGAAACAAAAAGAGACCAAAGAAAAGAGATAAAATAACAAGTCCAAGCACATGAACATTAAATGTCCCACGCGAGCACGCACAGACCTGGAGGCGGGACTCTGACGGGAGAGTTGACCCTCCTCGGTGGGTCGGAACGCACGGTGATGGGGGAGTTCCTCATTCCGGCCTGGGGCAGATCAGGCAGaaccctgtggggggggggggggaatttgaCAGTTCTGATGTTTCTGGTGAAACGACCAGCAGCCGGAGGCGGGTTGATCTGCTCCCTTACTTGTATCTGCTGTCTgcgtggggtgggggggtgacactGCGGTCGGAATCCGACTCCGACACCGGCTTGCGAGGTCGCGAGGCGGAGGAGGTGGGTCGCGACGTGGACCAGGTGGGGACTACAGGTGAGGACCGAGGGTTTGGCAGCGTGGACACGCCGGACAGAGACCTGGAAAAGAGTTCCAAAGCAACTTCTCAGCACCTTCCAAGCAACCTGGAAGTCCACATGGAAAACATCTGTTTAGGCTGTTTCCACATAACTGGATTTCCTGGTCAATTCCAGCCCTGTAGATTCCCATCAGGGATCTATATGATGAAGGGTTTACAGTGTGCTTTGGGACTGACTTGTATTTGCTGGAGTGATCCCTCACATCTGGACTGGGTCTCCTGACGGGTGCCGGGGAGGCGCTGCGGTCGGACTCGGACTCAGACGGAGCTAAATGATCAATAAGTAACAGAAGCAAACATTATTCCGCCTGTTTCCACTGGCTCAGCGCTGTTGCACCAGCCCTAACAGCAGCTTGTCATTGTTGCAGGACTTTGCCTTGCAAACAGGTATTTAGACTGCAGCTTTTTCTTTGCTTACATCTTGGAGTGTTTACATGGGGGAAGCAGGCAAATCTTCCCCATATATTTGCAGATGGAGGTACACGTTTActgaaaggctgcagcagctagCTACTGAGGGGGAACTCATCCACAGGCTGCCTGACCTGGAACTGGTGGGTTTTCTAATTTGTAGCTTTTACCCCCCAAATGTATTGTGTATTCTGCCTTTCAGCTATTGATATAAGAGTAAATCCACACATTTTGTCTTCACTTATAGCTCAATAAACTGAGTATGCTGGCCCCAACTTTAGCCATTACTGTCATAATATAACGGTGCACGTGAGGCGAGAGGCAGGACTAACGTCTGCGAGGTGCGTAGGTTCTGGGGGGAGGTCGGCTCAGCGTGGAGCGCACTGGTGAGGAATCCCGAGACTTGGCTGGAGGAGGTTCGGCTCTTGTTCTGGGTTCAAAAGGGAAAAGCAAGAATCAGAAATGCAGGGATTTGAATGGCTTTGCTGCTACCAGCAGCGTACCTGCGCGTGCGTTTCTCTCTGTGGGGTGGCCGGGACGTCCTCTGAGGCGGGACGTCCTCGTCAATGTCAGAAATTtctggaggaggcagaaagcGAAACTGaaaccagtcctccaccagttcCCCCGACACCCCCCCTCCCGGCCCCGCCCTCTCGTCTAATCCTCACCCTCTAGTTCGGAGCTGCTGTTGCGGCGGTGGTCCTCCTCGCTGTTGGGGGCGCTGTCCGCCACCTCTGGGATGCTGACCAGGAACTTGCGGTCGTCCCTGAGGACCATCATGGTCAGCTTGCCCCGGCTCTTTTCCACCAGATGTTTGGTCTCCAGCAGGGAGAGGTTCTCCGTCGTCATGCCATTGATCTGAGGGACGGCGACAAATCATTTAATAATGAAATGAATTAACCCGAGCAGATAAACCGTAAATCTTCCCCCCGGTCGCTAACATTCACCTTCAGAATCAGGTCTCCTTCCTGCAGAGTTCCCTCCTTGGCAGCCAGCCCAGTTTCCGTCATGTGCTTGATGAAGATCTGGCTGCCCAGCTTCAGTCCGTACTCTGGAGAAGGAAAACCTGGGTCAGAattcctgctcctgcccctcctcGCATCACACTTCTCCCTCCCCAACTCTCACCATCAGTGatcttctttttcctcagtGTGGTTCTGATGGGCTGATGGGAGGCCTCCTGATGGGGCAGCCTCTTGTACCCCGACGACATCAACGGCAGCGTGTTTCCGTGCCCGTTGCGGTCCGGCGTGTTGCTGCGGGCGCGGGGACGGTAGCGGGGGCCGTCCCGGTTGTCGCTGTCGTCGGAGTAGTGCCGCGTTCGTCTGGGCGGGTCCTGCTCCAGCAGGTTGGAGTGGGAGGCGGCTCGAGTCGGCCTGGTGGTCGCCGGGATCTGGATCTTGCGAGGGCGTTTCACAGTctgcagagggaaggagggaacgCTCAGACGGCAGCGACGGCACCCGGGTTCAAACCCGGCGTCTCCCCGGTACTCACCACGTTAGCGGTTTTGCCGCAGGTCTTAAGGATCTGAATGGTGTAGTTGGAGTAAACGTTCTCCATGGAGACGCCGTTGACCATCACAATCTGGTCTTTGGTGCTGGAGGACAAACAACAACACGTGATTCATATTTAGGGCGGAAATTAAAGACGGCAACGTTTCCAGAGGTCCTGAAGCCCACGTGGGGGGGAGTCTGTCCACGTGTGTTCAGACCCCTTCAGATTCTGGTCCCAGGCTCGGTTGCACAGCGTCGGCACTGTGGGTGTGGTTTTAGTGTGGTGAGGCGCTGCTACACTGTTGATCCTTGCACCTGGTGCGTGATCCATTTTTACAACCCACTCCAGGCCGAATGTACGTGTCGTGGAGCATCAAAATAAAGCCGTAAATATCG encodes:
- the tjp3 gene encoding tight junction protein ZO-3 isoform X3; protein product: MEELTIWEQHTITLSKDPKFGFGFAISGGKDKPNPDNGDTTLVVSDVLPNGPAMGRLFTKDQIVMVNGVSMENVYSNYTIQILKTCGKTANVTVKRPRKIQIPATTRPTRAASHSNLLEQDPPRRTRHYSDDSDNRDGPRYRPRARSNTPDRNGHGNTLPLMSSGYKRLPHQEASHQPIRTTLRKKKITDEYGLKLGSQIFIKHMTETGLAAKEGTLQEGDLILKINGMTTENLSLLETKHLVEKSRGKLTMMVLRDDRKFLVSIPEVADSAPNSEEDHRRNSSSELEEISDIDEDVPPQRTSRPPHREKRTRRTRAEPPPAKSRDSSPVRSTLSRPPPRTYAPRRPPSESESDRSASPAPVRRPSPDVRDHSSKYKSLSGVSTLPNPRSSPVVPTWSTSRPTSSASRPRKPVSESDSDRSVTPPPHADSRYKVLPDLPQAGMRNSPITVRSDPPRRVNSPVRVPPPDSESESDENPVSVQRHSTSYSQDPLSRYRVLPEVAVEPPRWSADGVAAGAPPQKVRSESDSGASYASVPRRSSTESTDSRKATTRYRVLPEAKPLPVEAKPQPPRRAPSPMRPPPPDDSSDSDQLAPLRRSGSSEREENHRSAPRVAMGAGRSGISVKSNPPVYSKPAEEPIYSLPPDSYPSANPGYSSDVHTVSFVKEDSVGLRLVGGNDVGIFVGGVQPNSPAYDQGMKEGDQIMQVNNVDFGHFTREEAANFLLNVKKGEQVQIRTQHKMDIYKKIIKSNLADNFYIRTHFDHDADSPIGLSFTRGEVFRVVDTMHRGKLGKWLAVRMGNDLHEMDKGIIPNQTRAETFARLEQTQRGSGERQVSGPRAEFWKLRGLRGNKKNEKYVRRSRDDLLQLTIQGKFPAYERVLLREANFKRPIVIMGPLNDIAMEKLAREMPDEYEAAEMVPRSGADSSSTVIKLDTVRRIAEKDKHPLLDITPTAVERLNYIQYHPMVLFLDPHSRKDVKAMRQRYSPNSSKSSRRLYSQALKLRKHCSHLFSARIDLQPGSHAWYESLKDKIRHQQTKPVWVSEVTLETGGEQDLDALDQTQSDYLSAASDLEDTDGEAFTDGEAYTDNEDLEEAYPGHNAPNPSRGPRMAGAALARSSEPASGRRSPPLDSVHREIPPLMHVPEPRAPRRESYSPAHSDAEEEEEELAHRSFTDSDFSALDVIPPTTPSDGPPDFIAPDPSLRYAERPESPQHASLAAIEEKLQQTRSADTQAEPAERKAPQFIVLAHHQEAIQFRRTQIRGSDSSDDDEEEADDIEWGPATEL
- the tjp3 gene encoding tight junction protein ZO-3 isoform X1 translates to MNLKQRMKLLKHFGSLPSEPPPPLLVVPRANMEELTIWEQHTITLSKDPKFGFGFAISGGKDKPNPDNGDTTLVVSDVLPNGPAMGRLFTKDQIVMVNGVSMENVYSNYTIQILKTCGKTANVTVKRPRKIQIPATTRPTRAASHSNLLEQDPPRRTRHYSDDSDNRDGPRYRPRARSNTPDRNGHGNTLPLMSSGYKRLPHQEASHQPIRTTLRKKKITDEYGLKLGSQIFIKHMTETGLAAKEGTLQEGDLILKINGMTTENLSLLETKHLVEKSRGKLTMMVLRDDRKFLVSIPEVADSAPNSEEDHRRNSSSELEEISDIDEDVPPQRTSRPPHREKRTRRTRAEPPPAKSRDSSPVRSTLSRPPPRTYAPRRPPSESESDRSASPAPVRRPSPDVRDHSSKYKSLSGVSTLPNPRSSPVVPTWSTSRPTSSASRPRKPVSESDSDRSVTPPPHADSRYKVLPDLPQAGMRNSPITVRSDPPRRVNSPVRVPPPDSESESDENPVSVQRHSTSYSQDPLSRYRVLPEVAVEPPRWSADGVAAGAPPQKVRSESDSGASYASVPRRSSTESTDSRKATTRYRVLPEAKPLPVEAKPQPPRRAPSPMRPPPPDDSSDSDQLAPLRRSGSSEREENHRSAPRVAMGAGRSGISVKSNPPVYSKPAEEPIYSLPPDSYPSANPGYSSDVHTVSFVKEDSVGLRLVGGNDVGIFVGGVQPNSPAYDQGMKEGDQIMQVNNVDFGHFTREEAANFLLNVKKGEQVQIRTQHKMDIYKKIIKSNLADNFYIRTHFDHDADSPIGLSFTRGEVFRVVDTMHRGKLGKWLAVRMGNDLHEMDKGIIPNQTRAETFARLEQTQRGSGERQVSGPRAEFWKLRGLRGNKKNEKYVRRSRDDLLQLTIQGKFPAYERVLLREANFKRPIVIMGPLNDIAMEKLAREMPDEYEAAEMVPRSGADSSSTVIKLDTVRRIAEKDKHPLLDITPTAVERLNYIQYHPMVLFLDPHSRKDVKAMRQRYSPNSSKSSRRLYSQALKLRKHCSHLFSARIDLQPGSHAWYESLKDKIRHQQTKPVWVSEVTLETGGEQDLDALDQTQSDYLSAASDLEDTDGEAFTDGEAYTDNEDLEEAYPGHNAPNPSRGPRMAGAALARSSEPASGRRSPPLDSVHREIPPLMHVPEPRAPRRESYSPAHSDAEEEEEELAHRSFTDSDFSALDVIPPTTPSDGPPDFIAPDPSLRYAERPESPQHASLAAIEEKLQQTRSADTQAEPAERKAPQFIVLAHHQEAIQFRRTQIRGSDSSDDDEEEADDIEWGPATEL
- the tjp3 gene encoding tight junction protein ZO-3 isoform X2; this encodes MEVRFKDQVRANMEELTIWEQHTITLSKDPKFGFGFAISGGKDKPNPDNGDTTLVVSDVLPNGPAMGRLFTKDQIVMVNGVSMENVYSNYTIQILKTCGKTANVTVKRPRKIQIPATTRPTRAASHSNLLEQDPPRRTRHYSDDSDNRDGPRYRPRARSNTPDRNGHGNTLPLMSSGYKRLPHQEASHQPIRTTLRKKKITDEYGLKLGSQIFIKHMTETGLAAKEGTLQEGDLILKINGMTTENLSLLETKHLVEKSRGKLTMMVLRDDRKFLVSIPEVADSAPNSEEDHRRNSSSELEEISDIDEDVPPQRTSRPPHREKRTRRTRAEPPPAKSRDSSPVRSTLSRPPPRTYAPRRPPSESESDRSASPAPVRRPSPDVRDHSSKYKSLSGVSTLPNPRSSPVVPTWSTSRPTSSASRPRKPVSESDSDRSVTPPPHADSRYKVLPDLPQAGMRNSPITVRSDPPRRVNSPVRVPPPDSESESDENPVSVQRHSTSYSQDPLSRYRVLPEVAVEPPRWSADGVAAGAPPQKVRSESDSGASYASVPRRSSTESTDSRKATTRYRVLPEAKPLPVEAKPQPPRRAPSPMRPPPPDDSSDSDQLAPLRRSGSSEREENHRSAPRVAMGAGRSGISVKSNPPVYSKPAEEPIYSLPPDSYPSANPGYSSDVHTVSFVKEDSVGLRLVGGNDVGIFVGGVQPNSPAYDQGMKEGDQIMQVNNVDFGHFTREEAANFLLNVKKGEQVQIRTQHKMDIYKKIIKSNLADNFYIRTHFDHDADSPIGLSFTRGEVFRVVDTMHRGKLGKWLAVRMGNDLHEMDKGIIPNQTRAETFARLEQTQRGSGERQVSGPRAEFWKLRGLRGNKKNEKYVRRSRDDLLQLTIQGKFPAYERVLLREANFKRPIVIMGPLNDIAMEKLAREMPDEYEAAEMVPRSGADSSSTVIKLDTVRRIAEKDKHPLLDITPTAVERLNYIQYHPMVLFLDPHSRKDVKAMRQRYSPNSSKSSRRLYSQALKLRKHCSHLFSARIDLQPGSHAWYESLKDKIRHQQTKPVWVSEVTLETGGEQDLDALDQTQSDYLSAASDLEDTDGEAFTDGEAYTDNEDLEEAYPGHNAPNPSRGPRMAGAALARSSEPASGRRSPPLDSVHREIPPLMHVPEPRAPRRESYSPAHSDAEEEEEELAHRSFTDSDFSALDVIPPTTPSDGPPDFIAPDPSLRYAERPESPQHASLAAIEEKLQQTRSADTQAEPAERKAPQFIVLAHHQEAIQFRRTQIRGSDSSDDDEEEADDIEWGPATEL